A segment of the Arachis hypogaea cultivar Tifrunner chromosome 5, arahy.Tifrunner.gnm2.J5K5, whole genome shotgun sequence genome:
gggctcaaacttaatgtccaccccatactattaaatatttttgtaaagctcgggatgtctactttccaacgcttttggaagcgcatcatttggagctctgcagctcgagttatacttcttggaaggtgaagaggtcagttggccttactacaggttgataccatgttcatctttgcactttcggggcaggttgtctccctcaaatttagtgtcaaccatgtagtgccatatatgcatggaaagatctggaatcctaatttccaatgccactagaatcacctcatttggagctttgggggtcaagttatgcatgtttgaagaaggcatggtcaggctgccaagtgggacttttgcccacgttaactaccacgttaatgtagttaacgtggaagttaacgtgggtctttttacTTCGTaaacgttagtggagatcaccttttccactaacgttggcatcttcGTTTCCTTCCacattaactaccacgttaatgtagttaacgtggatgttaacgtgggtcttcttgcttcgaaaacgttagtggcactcactttttccactaacgttggcttatacccctttTGCAAGCGTTactgggactcacctttcccaataacgttgctctgTGCCTTTTGTCcctacattagagttcacgttagtgtagctaacgtgactcttaacgtgggtctctttgcttcacaaacgttagtggcgttcaccttttccactaacgttcaatgctctccttcttcaaagttaatgccactaacttttctcactaacgttggggcttctttTCTTCAACGTTAACgaccacgttagtggcactaacgtagccactaacatggctcttctcttcttcttattacctgaaatcaatcaaacaaaagtgcatcaaagtcttgctcttaatcatgtgatcatgcatcatccaatttatcattcaattcatgcataattctcatgaaatcattcaaaattcacaatgtttgcttgaatcatggtatgattgcattttcaactaaatacttgcttatttcctaagaaaatgcatgaaaccaacctaaagcatacaaaaaatggctagtaaaactagccaagatgccctggcatcacccaCTTTATTTAGGGATGCCAATCAATTTTGCAAATCCTGTCATCAATGCCAGATATCCGGAAATACCTcacagagggatgaaatgccccAACAACCAATGATTTTTTGTGAGagtttttatgtttggggcatgaATTTCATGGGGCGGTTTCCAAATTCCAATAGGTTTGTGTACATAttattagctgtggattacgtctgcaaatgggtgaaagcaattcctacccgatGTGACAATGCTAATACTGTTGcttcatttttgaaaaataacatcatttgtagatttgggtcaccgcgagcaatcgtgagcgaccaaggaacccattTTTGCAACAGGAAAATCAAAGCATTGATGAAGAAGTATGGGGTTGTTCATAAGGTTTCCATAGCCTATCACTcccaaaccaacgggcaagcggAAGTATCTAACATGGAGATAAAGAGAATTCTAGAGAAAGTGGTTATcccacaaaggaaggattggagttCTAGATTGGGAGATGCATTATGGGCTTATAGGACCTCTTACAAGAGGCCTATCGGAATGAGCCCATTTTGCATTATTTTTGGGAAACCTTGCCATCTTCCGGTTGAGATCCAACATAGAGCCTATTGGACAGTGAAGAATTGCAATCTAGATTTAAAGGGGGAGGGAATGGAACGTAAGCTCCAACTGGACGAATTAGAATGCCTTAGATtggaagcatatgagaatgctcaattctacaaggaaaaagctaaggCATTCCATGACCAAAATATTAGGAGGAAGAACTTCAAGATAGGTGATGAAGTACCTGTGTACAATTAAAGGTTGCGCTTTATGCCTGGTCAATTGAGATCTAGATGCGATGGACTGTTTAGAGTGGTAGATGTCAAGCCTTATGGGGTGGTGGAGGTAATACAACCTACAAATGTCATAGAGTGAAGCTTTATCATGCTCAACCCAAGAATGCCAAGGAGTTGGAGATTTTTTTCCTCGGGGAAGTTCCTAAGTGACCAATGAAGCCatgcaagtccaacttaggactctaaaccaaagtgcttggtgggagacaccccaccatggtgacaTTTTTCTAACTCTATCTCTTGTTTATAGCTTTTTGAATTACTTGTTTTCTTGTGATATAATGATTAGTGTTGGTTGGGTTTAATAACTTTGAGTTAAAGAGGTTAGAATTCCTTGTGGACTGTGATTGTACACTTGTTTGAATGATTTGTGGTTGGTATATTGATTTGCCAAGGTTAGGAACCTTAGTTTTATGGAGAAAAGAATTTTCTGAAACAGGGCATTTGTGCGTCCACACCACCCTGTACGTGCGCACAAAGCTGTGTTTTTTGCCATCTGTGTGGGCGCACAAGCCCGTGTGTCCGCACACGCTTTGACAAGCCCTCTGGTGGCAGCACCAGCACAGCCTGTGCGTATGCACTGCCCTTTTTCTCtactctgtgcgtgcgcacagctgcATGCGTACACACACGTTCCCTTTCATGCCTTGTTTGTGCGGTGGCACAgacgtgtgcatccgcacactGCTTGTAAGCTCCTCTGGTGGGAGCGAGGGAACGGcttgtgcgagcgcacacctTCCCCTTTCTTAtcgtctgtgcgtgcgcacggacctgtgtgcacaCGCACATATGCTTTTGTCCACAAgttaaaaaaaaacagagagagaaagagtccTTCTGTCATTCGCACCCTTTGGTGCGCTTGCACGCCCTTTTGTAACCTTTCTGGTTACAGCGATCGCACGCTGTGTGCGTTCACTCCCTCTCTGAGTTGTCGCTACTGTGCGTCCGCATAGGTCGCAAACTGGGCGTTAATAGACTGAGCTGCCCTGTTGATAGGCaacattcttttcttttcctttcttcttcttgctctctctctccctctctcttatttctcttctctcttctttccctcttctcttttcttcttttctctctattcACTATCGGTGAGTTTTCTCTTTCGGCCAAGCCAACGGCTGTGATTTCGCAGTGGCTATAAGAAGTGCCATTgttcctgttcataccctgggtcgagctgtccgacccgggatgttctacagacaaagcgaccgacctctttaggttaggacaacccgacctcttctcaaagaggtcggccaagtCATAGGAAAGCCTAAACAatgggcccaaatagaggaacacgtcccaaatccaagggcagcccaagcccgtaGAGATAAAGGAAATTTCCTTGAAGATAAGAGGACCCcagtcaaagataagataaagataagataagataagataactaacttatctcatcgaaacaggtcactctacaccaatataaatacactggagcacccaggtataactcatactctgattctactcaatacctgcttaatacccttgctaacttaagcatcggagtcccttacaggtaccccccacccttcggggacgaaggatcagcatcatcaccaagtccaacgagTCGGACACAGCGACTCTGATCACCATCATCAAGATCGGACTCCACAGCTCCAACCAGCctagaagatctcgtctgagatcgacctctagtttcaggtaacccttgaaacgttggcaccgttgccggggaacctgtaAGTCATCCCAGTACCATGGCAGACAACCATGACAACAaccacgactcagatctagaggatagaatgcCGCACAAAAACGTGGACACTACACTAAAAGATACTCCCCAAATCAACAAAAAGAACTCCCCAGACGAGGGAGCCCGGGATGCGTTTCAAGAtcggttaaaacaacttgaagaaaaAGCTCTACGTCAACGAGAAGCTGAGAAGGACCTGCAAAGAGAAATAAGacgacgccgggaattggagaACAAACTTCTAAAACCTGAAGCCGATGTCAAAACTAAAGCCAACCAATCCGTTCCCAAAGATAACGTATGAAAggagcaagatccattcaccaaggagatcatgaagataaaaatcccaaaagactttaaactcccagacatgaccttgTTTGACGGCACTacggatcccagccatcatctcagcaacttcagaagcagaatgtatctcaccgacgcctcagatgcagttcgttgcaaagcctttccaaccactttaacaaaaacagcaattagatggttcgacaacctccctcctagatccatctcgagtttcgacgacatgGCCAAGAatttcctggccagattctccatccaaaaggacaaagctaaacatgcaccgagcttactgggaatcagacaaggagaaAGGGAAACACTGCGcagctacatggagagattcaacaagacaTCATGGATATACTAAACCTGCGAACAGaagccgccatcatgggcctcattaatggcctgcaagaagggccttttagtcaatctatatcaaagaagtaccccacgTCTCTAAACGAGGTGCATGAACAagcggaaaagtacatcaacatggaagaaaactcccgattaggagagaaCTCAAAGGCCGGGTTCACCTctcgggataaagacaaagattccagaaagaaggaagatcggcatggagagaaaataaaaaaataccacaattacacccctcttcgggtgtctcttgtggatgtctacagagaggtttgcaacacagaaaaaataccaccagctcgaccactcaaaggcaaaaaagtggAGGAAACTGGCTGAATATTttgaataccatcggatccgcgggcattccaccaatgagtgttttgaAGACGCATCCCGGCAatcacttttaccaaggaagacgcatccagCATCGCGACAGGGCATGacaatcccatggtcatcactattatactggcaaacacaAATATTcatcgcacactgatagaccaagggagctcttccgatatcttattcaaaaccaccttcgacaagctcggcttggaagaaaaagaactcagagcatatccggacaGCCTGTTTAGGTTAGGTGATACCCCGGTTTAACCAATGGGATACATCCTgctccacacaacttttggaaagggaagtcagtcaagaacacttATAATAGATTACAGTGTcgttgacgtaagctcagcctacaatgccctaataggtcgggcaacgttaaatcaacttagcgcaatagtctcaactccgcatctatgcatgaatttgaccttcaatacgaagctcggacggccatcaaatcccaatatctggccgacttcattgtggAATTCATGAACACACCGGAAATCCCCACAAAATGGAATCTATACGTGAATGGCTCCTCAAATAAAATgggaagtggcgcaggcgtaaTAATTGAAAGCTACCAGGGGACCcagatcgaactctccctcaaatttgggttccctgcctcaaacaatcaagcagaatatgaggcactactagctggtttgaagctggctagggaggttggagctaaaAAACTTATCAttttcagcgactcacaggtagtccCTTCAGAAATAACAggtagctaccaagccaaagatcccactatgaaaaaatatatggacaaaaccagggaagaGCTCGGACAACTCGAAGAGTATGAGATTCGACACATACCCCGAGAATAGAATGCCCGGGCCGatacactctcaaaactagccagtaccaaaccaggaggcaacaatagaagccttatatttccaagaaattctacaaaatccatcaatctcagaagaagaaaaggtcctagccataacaggtcgcgatcagggatggatgactcccataattaattacctcacagCAGAAGCCCTCCCTACAGACGAGAAAGAGGCAAAGAagttaaaacgggaagcacaatactacaccatcataaataatactttatacaaaaaagggatttcaacaccattgctaaaatgcgtgccgacttccaacactaaggatattctagaagaagtacacagtggcatttgtggcaatcacctcggagcgcaagcactcgccaaaaaagtacttcttgcaggattctattggccaactctccAAAAACAAGCCACAGAATTCGTAAGGACATGTTcgccatgtcaaaagcatgccaatTTCCACACCGCTctgccagaggaactcatcagcgtaaccttaccttggccatttgcaaaatggggactcgatctcctcggaccttttcctcaaggatcaggacaagtcaaattcttcgtaataggaatagactacttcacaaaatggattgaggcagaacccctagccaatgccacaactcaaagaagtcagaaattcctatatagaaacatcgtcacaaggtttggagttccatactccatccatacagacaatggtacccagttcacagacgcaggcttcataAAACTAGCGGCAgacctgaatataaaacaacaattcacctctgttgagcacccacaagccaatgggcaagctgaagctgctaacaaagttatattagcagcGATAAAATAGAGATTACAGGAttcaaagggagcctgggctgaagagctcccacaagtcatatgggcatatcgaacgactccACATTCCACGACAAAAGAGTCACCTTTCCTATTAgcctacggaatggaggcaatgatcccagtggaggtcaaagaaggatcacccagagtaatccaCTTTAGCAAAAAagccaattcccaacttcaaagggaagagctcgacttacttccagaaatctgagaaaaagctcggataagggaagaggcgCTGAAACGACGAATGGTCTCTAGATACAACTGAAAAGTAATATAGCGGGCCTTTGCTgaaaacgacctcatcctaatccaaaatgatataggaacaactcgacctggagaaggaaagctggtagcaaactggaaaggacccttccgagtcatagaagtactgggaaagggttactacaggctttccgaactcgacgggcgagagcttcctagatcatggcacgcctgcaacctaagaaggtactatagttagagatgataaaagatcttggagaaggcacactctttttcctgaaaaaggtttttaatgaggtgccccgccaagacctacaaatcacccgatTTAGGAAATGAACTCCTCATGcatatttgtattttcttttaataaaatttttttcagatTCTTTACAAACGTTCAAGTCGTATTATTTTGAAAACATTCATCACCCAATTGTAAAGCTacgatcgacagaaagtgaaaaccgaattcactgcgcgatcacgataaaaagagggctaaaaacccaaattctacaaaatcggcaagcttgaaaacagaataatgcaagaagttatagaaagtgatccatagaaaggacctgacgaggtcctaataaaatggattgctataaaataacttaaagactggctggcacaaaaagtcggaccagccacaacaacccaagttataagtaaagccctggaaagaggtatggccaaccctataaaagaggattactataacttcgaagagcTCGACATGAGGAAGTCAGACTCCTacaaaaaagttacaaaagataatccctgaaagagacttgaacaaggtccaagaatgaggattatcaagtaactcgacagggcccgacgtgacaaagttggCCCGGAAAgataaaagttacaaaagataaatccttgaaagagacctgaacaaggtccaagaaaaaggattatcaagtaactcgaccaaagcccgacatgacaaagtcggcccggaaatataaagttacaaaagataaatccccgaaagagacctgaacaaggtccaagaaagaggattatcaagtaactcgaccaaagcccgacatgacgaagtcggcccagaaagataaagttacaaaagataaatccccaaaagagacctaaacaaggtccaagaaagaggattatcaagtaactcgaccaaggcccgacatgacgaagtcggtccaaGATAcaaagttacaaaggtaatccctgaaagagacccgaaCAAAGTCCCAGAAAGAGGATTACCGAGTAATTTGACAGGAACCGACACGATAAAGCTACCCTTGGAAGAGACCTTAAGCAAGGTCCAAAAAGGAGGGctacaaacaaacaaaaaccaaGTTCGGCAATATCAGTATTACGATAAACGACAGTTTAAGATTGATGAGAGCAGCGTTAGGCCAAAAGATCAAGTTAATCATGTCAGATAGAAACTTACGAAGGTGCCAAGACGTGTGCAAAGCAGACAGGATATAAAAACTACCAAATTATGATAATagcaagcttcagaggccacccaAATCAGCCCAGAAAGCTCGAAAgtcactttgtttttcaaaacaaagttgctaaacaagtGACAGAAagaatcaacaatcaacaaaacacCATTTACAAAAAAAGGGTTCAAAGCCCACAGGCCGAGTTATACACAAATTTATCAGGAATAATCAAAGAGAGTCCAAAGGCTTCCCAATAGCAGCATCAACacgaggtgaaggaggacgagtctggagaGGCACCACATCCACTGTCTTGTCGCCTCGATTCAAGATCTGACAATCAGGATCTGGCTCAACTACGGTCGAGGGGGCTGAAGAAACCGGCATGGCAGAAGCTTTAAGAGGAGGCGCATGAGGAGGTTCAATGTCAGCATCGGGATCATCCGGGACAATcttgctggtggacgaaattgtgattaaagagtttcaggcactgttagagaagctcacaactccgttcaactaaccagcaagtgtactgggtcgtccaagtaataaaccttacgtgagtaagggtcgatcccacagagattgttggtatgaagcaagctatggtcaccttgcaaatctcagttaggcagattaaaatggtttgtgggttttcgaaaatagaaataagaaaataaataataaaagggatagaatacttatgcagattcattggtgggaatttcagataagcgaatgaagatactgtatggctcaaggacgcctgctctcccactgcttcaactcaatccttcttactccttt
Coding sequences within it:
- the LOC112803598 gene encoding uncharacterized protein, with amino-acid sequence MKKYGVVHKVSIAYHSQTNGQAEVSNMEIKRILEKVVIPQRKDWSSRLGDALWAYRTSYKRPIGMSPFCIIFGKPCHLPVEIQHRAYWTVKNCNLDLKGEGMERKLQLDELECLRLEAYENAQFYKEKAKAFHDQNIRRKNFKIGDEVPVYN